In Algihabitans albus, the following are encoded in one genomic region:
- a CDS encoding TRAP transporter large permease produces MTDQAWIGLYGFAVLLALVGVSIPIGLAMGIVGFGGLWLLIGPSGALNALGIIGPGDLVNANLSVVPLFVLMGLFAGQAGLSGELFRAANAFVGHIRGGLTMANIAASAGFGAICGSSLATAATMSKVALPEMRRHGYKDALATGSIAAGGTLGILIPPSIMLVLYSIITETPLGDLFMAALVPGAMAVLFYMVAIAVVTGLDPDAGPRAERANWTARLHGLRDAGGVALLFVAVIGGIYGGVFTPTEAAAVGASGTLVYFLLRRGFDWANLKGALLETAGTTAMIFLIVIGAGLFSMFMSFSGLPRVFAASILDLGFSPLMIAFAIMLLYLVLGCFMDSIGMMILTVPVLLPLIQGLAPDLGMTTAEAAVWFGIFAIIVIEIGLLTPPFGLNVFIIKGAVRDVSLGTIYRGVVPFWIADILRLTLLILFPALCLYIPFML; encoded by the coding sequence ATGACCGATCAGGCCTGGATCGGGCTCTACGGCTTCGCGGTTCTGCTCGCTCTGGTCGGTGTCAGCATTCCGATCGGCCTTGCAATGGGCATCGTCGGCTTCGGCGGCCTGTGGCTGCTCATAGGTCCCTCGGGCGCGCTTAACGCGCTCGGTATCATCGGGCCGGGCGATCTGGTCAACGCGAATCTCTCCGTCGTACCTCTCTTCGTGCTGATGGGCCTCTTCGCGGGCCAGGCTGGCCTTTCCGGCGAGCTGTTTCGCGCCGCAAATGCCTTCGTCGGACACATTCGTGGCGGCTTGACCATGGCCAATATCGCCGCTTCGGCCGGCTTTGGCGCCATCTGCGGTTCATCCTTGGCGACTGCCGCGACCATGTCCAAGGTCGCTCTGCCGGAGATGCGACGCCATGGGTACAAGGATGCACTGGCGACCGGCAGTATCGCGGCGGGTGGCACGCTCGGAATTCTGATCCCGCCGTCGATCATGCTGGTGCTCTACTCGATCATCACGGAGACGCCGCTCGGCGATCTTTTCATGGCTGCGCTCGTGCCGGGCGCAATGGCGGTGCTGTTCTACATGGTGGCAATTGCCGTGGTCACGGGCCTCGATCCGGACGCGGGGCCCCGTGCCGAACGCGCCAACTGGACCGCGAGGCTGCATGGTCTGCGCGACGCGGGTGGAGTGGCCCTGCTCTTCGTTGCCGTGATCGGCGGCATCTACGGCGGTGTCTTCACACCCACCGAGGCGGCAGCGGTCGGCGCGAGCGGAACACTGGTTTACTTCCTTCTCCGCCGCGGCTTCGACTGGGCCAATCTGAAGGGTGCTCTACTCGAGACGGCCGGCACTACCGCCATGATCTTCTTGATCGTCATCGGAGCCGGTCTTTTCTCGATGTTCATGTCGTTTTCCGGCTTGCCGCGCGTCTTCGCCGCTTCGATCCTTGATCTCGGATTCTCGCCCTTGATGATCGCCTTTGCGATCATGCTGCTTTATCTGGTTCTCGGCTGTTTCATGGACTCCATCGGCATGATGATCCTGACCGTGCCGGTTCTGTTGCCGCTGATCCAAGGCTTGGCGCCGGATCTCGGGATGACCACCGCGGAAGCCGCCGTCTGGTTCGGTATCTTTGCAATCATCGTGATCGAGATCGGACTGCTGACGCCGCCCTTCGGTCTCAACGTCTTCATCATCAAAGGCGCCGTCCGTGATGTCAGTCTCGGCACGATCTACCGGGGTGTCGTGCCTTTCTGGATTGCCGACATCCTACGCCTGACCTTACTGATCCTGTTTCCGGCTTTGTGCCTCTACATCCCTTTCATGCTTTAG
- a CDS encoding TRAP transporter small permease codes for MRRSAEIAALCGMVAILGIMLYSVSDVALRYLFNAPLPGAVDVVAYGLGFAVAAVMPYGFVNRDHVSVDLLPGLARGRGRLAVEAFVCLVSTACMAVLTQRIWVYALERRTVGDRMWILQIEVWPIWYAMASFFSLAVLSLAVMTLLAAADAALGPGPAVSQSAGEDVSKPQAGG; via the coding sequence ATGCGCCGCTCTGCAGAGATCGCCGCCCTCTGCGGCATGGTGGCGATTCTCGGCATCATGCTCTACTCGGTCTCTGACGTCGCTCTACGGTATCTGTTCAACGCACCGCTGCCAGGCGCCGTCGACGTGGTCGCCTACGGCCTCGGTTTTGCCGTTGCGGCGGTCATGCCCTACGGTTTCGTCAACAGAGATCACGTTTCGGTCGATCTGCTTCCCGGCCTTGCCCGGGGGCGTGGGCGCTTGGCGGTAGAGGCCTTCGTCTGCCTCGTGTCGACAGCTTGTATGGCTGTGCTGACTCAGCGCATCTGGGTTTATGCCCTGGAGCGCCGGACCGTCGGCGACCGCATGTGGATTCTTCAGATCGAGGTCTGGCCGATCTGGTACGCCATGGCGTCCTTTTTCTCTCTGGCCGTTCTTTCCTTGGCTGTCATGACTCTTCTTGCCGCGGCCGATGCGGCCCTCGGACCGGGGCCGGCGGTCTCGCAGAGCGCCGGAGAAGACGTCTCCAAGCCGCAAGCGGGAGGCTGA
- a CDS encoding lipoate--protein ligase family protein, with translation MSKSTSAEGRPWRLVVDRNAYTDFSISVSPAVERAVASGEAPPTVFLDIFDRDSITIGVNEDPTQVLDLEFCRSAGVEVRRRVNGGGAIYAGAGSIFICFYLPTDLPGVPQTSREAFPQVLGAVAETLRRRYDVPAAYRPLNDVEVEGRKLMPTSLKIEDGVMTMRILINTAPINIDVAAKAIPLPPEKVKDKVHKDMASRYTDLQRESGRSFSEAELEQLTREVAEDAFGVSDLDRQELSEIERTYAAELRERLSSDDWLYGKTEAVRFGELAGARIGRGRVKAPGGLIWTALKVRDQAVEAAIVNGDWHPRPTESIEWLERDLVGCAAEVGALEVKVRAFLARQDVEFAGIESEHLVTALRQSLDRLETPVPAGA, from the coding sequence ATGAGTAAGAGTACATCGGCTGAAGGCAGACCTTGGCGTCTTGTCGTCGATCGCAACGCCTATACGGACTTCTCGATCTCGGTGTCGCCAGCCGTTGAGCGTGCGGTGGCAAGCGGTGAGGCGCCGCCGACCGTCTTTCTGGATATTTTCGACCGCGACAGCATCACCATCGGTGTCAACGAAGATCCGACTCAGGTTCTCGATCTTGAATTCTGCCGCAGCGCGGGCGTCGAGGTGAGGCGGCGCGTCAACGGTGGCGGTGCGATCTATGCCGGCGCCGGTTCGATCTTCATCTGTTTCTACCTGCCGACCGATCTGCCTGGCGTACCGCAGACTTCACGCGAAGCTTTCCCGCAAGTGTTGGGTGCAGTCGCCGAAACGCTGCGTCGCCGCTACGACGTACCGGCCGCCTATCGACCGCTGAACGACGTCGAGGTCGAGGGCCGCAAGCTGATGCCGACGTCTCTCAAGATCGAGGACGGCGTCATGACCATGCGTATCCTGATCAACACCGCGCCGATCAACATCGATGTCGCCGCGAAGGCCATCCCCTTGCCGCCCGAGAAGGTCAAGGACAAGGTTCATAAGGATATGGCCAGCCGCTATACTGACCTGCAACGCGAAAGTGGGCGCAGTTTTTCCGAGGCCGAACTCGAGCAGTTGACGCGGGAAGTCGCCGAAGATGCCTTTGGCGTCAGCGATTTGGACCGACAGGAGCTGTCGGAGATCGAACGCACTTACGCGGCCGAGCTGCGGGAAAGGCTGTCCAGCGACGACTGGCTCTACGGCAAGACCGAGGCCGTTCGATTTGGTGAGCTTGCCGGTGCCCGCATCGGGCGAGGCCGGGTCAAGGCACCGGGCGGTTTGATCTGGACGGCGCTGAAAGTCCGCGACCAGGCCGTCGAAGCTGCGATCGTCAATGGCGACTGGCACCCCCGCCCGACGGAAAGCATCGAATGGCTCGAGCGTGATTTGGTCGGCTGTGCCGCGGAAGTCGGGGCATTGGAGGTCAAGGTTCGCGCCTTCCTGGCCCGTCAGGATGTCGAGTTCGCCGGGATCGAGTCGGAGCATTTGGTGACGGCCCTGCGGCAGTCTCTGGATCGGCTGGAGACCCCGGTCCCTGCCGGAGCCTGA
- a CDS encoding phenylacetate--CoA ligase family protein: protein MTFPLDAINATLDRLSRHPFYAGRLPRQVTCADEFAARVPPMRRNDLVGEMRKPGFGAFACPQAVRMNFSPMGGGLVPILHTKADLARINAAAGSQLSACGIGPDDVCAVTFGYHLFVAGLFYQSQMEAHGVTCVPAGPGEADRTAALCRDAGVTVLAGNPSFALRLLEAGMPAPRVFFAGGEPFTGNRTLYDAVRQAMPETQLIDSFSLSEVLPVARTFPGGEGVHVFDELLYAEVMDPETEAPVAEGERGELVLTHLGKEAQPLVRYRTGDLTLLQHTAPLHGRRVNLPRVVFGRTDDMVKVKGVKLYPSELRTVLLGLPGTSGSHRLLIDSLNGGDRLTLIVEGLLDEVARETVRRSFKSQTLLSLDSLETVESLPEGPVMLDERT from the coding sequence ATGACTTTTCCGCTCGACGCGATCAACGCGACCCTCGACCGTCTGAGCCGGCACCCGTTCTATGCCGGCCGTCTGCCTCGTCAGGTTACCTGCGCCGATGAGTTTGCGGCGCGAGTCCCTCCGATGCGCCGTAACGATCTGGTCGGCGAGATGCGCAAGCCGGGCTTCGGTGCCTTCGCCTGTCCACAGGCGGTGCGCATGAACTTCTCTCCGATGGGGGGCGGCCTGGTGCCGATCCTACATACGAAGGCCGACTTGGCGCGCATCAATGCGGCTGCGGGCAGCCAACTCTCGGCCTGCGGCATAGGGCCCGACGACGTCTGCGCCGTGACCTTTGGCTATCATCTCTTCGTCGCCGGACTGTTCTACCAGTCGCAAATGGAGGCGCATGGCGTGACCTGTGTTCCGGCCGGGCCCGGCGAGGCGGATCGGACGGCGGCGCTCTGCCGCGATGCGGGCGTGACGGTACTGGCGGGCAATCCCAGCTTCGCCCTGCGCCTGCTCGAGGCCGGTATGCCGGCCCCACGGGTTTTCTTTGCCGGCGGCGAACCCTTCACCGGCAATCGAACGCTGTACGACGCGGTACGGCAGGCCATGCCGGAGACGCAACTGATCGACTCCTTCTCGCTGTCGGAAGTCTTGCCGGTCGCACGCACTTTCCCGGGTGGCGAAGGGGTGCACGTCTTCGACGAACTGCTCTATGCGGAAGTGATGGATCCCGAAACCGAGGCTCCCGTCGCGGAGGGCGAGCGGGGCGAGCTCGTCCTCACGCACCTTGGAAAAGAGGCGCAGCCGCTTGTGCGCTATCGTACCGGTGACCTGACCCTACTGCAGCACACGGCGCCGCTGCACGGCCGTAGGGTGAATCTGCCGCGCGTGGTGTTCGGCCGTACCGACGACATGGTGAAGGTCAAGGGGGTCAAGCTCTATCCGTCCGAACTGCGCACCGTGTTACTGGGCCTGCCCGGTACCAGCGGTTCGCATCGATTGCTGATCGACAGCCTGAATGGCGGCGACCGCTTGACCCTGATCGTCGAAGGTCTGCTCGACGAGGTGGCGCGCGAGACGGTTCGCCGGTCTTTCAAGAGCCAGACCCTGCTGTCTCTCGACTCACTGGAGACCGTCGAGAGTCTGCCCGAGGGGCCGGTCATGCTCGATGAGCGGACTTGA
- a CDS encoding TRAP transporter permease, protein MSERDTPVPADWGWQRSGRVSGPAWFACLVLSAVGLTSAVNQIFNLQILGFAPISTGYYYLLIAFFLPIVFLAFPARASDAVRVGWYDWLLAAAVMAAGLYLSANARNILSMGWDLLAPPMPTAISGLLVLLALEGVRRCGGAALLAICAVFAVYPLFAGSMPGFLWGSQYTLPETARAHAMGVESIIGIPMRVVSDLLIGFLVFGVALTVSGGGDFFMKLATALLGGSRGGPAKVAILSSGFFGSLSGSVISNVLSTGSMTIPTMKRCGYPPAYAGAVEACASTGGALMPPVMGAVAFIMASFLNVPYVEVMTAAAVPALLFYAVLLLQADGYAARVGLRGLPRGELPSLLGTLRDGWVYLFSLALLVYLLLVENIESMAPFYAAAVLIVTAVFLRRGAGRLQVLLDFLVQTGINIAHLIGILAGIGLIVGALSITGVGNAFSRELVQYAGDSVVLLLVLGAATSFILGMGMTVSACYIFLAIVLAPALVQSGLDTMASHLFILYWGMLSYITPPVALAAVAAAGIAKAPAMVTGMMAMRLGLVLFLLPFMFVYNPALILKGSLIDVALAVTTALAAVWMLSSAFERYLYFVGPLRLWHALVMLIGGFALMVPEHRSDLIGLVALTLVYGERLLLARKPHAL, encoded by the coding sequence ATGAGCGAACGCGACACGCCTGTTCCGGCTGACTGGGGGTGGCAACGGTCAGGCCGCGTCTCCGGACCGGCGTGGTTTGCCTGTCTCGTCTTGTCGGCGGTCGGACTCACCTCGGCCGTGAATCAGATCTTCAACCTCCAGATCCTCGGCTTTGCGCCGATCAGCACGGGCTACTACTACCTGCTGATTGCATTCTTCCTGCCGATCGTCTTTCTGGCCTTTCCCGCGCGAGCCAGCGACGCGGTGCGGGTGGGCTGGTACGACTGGCTGTTGGCCGCCGCCGTAATGGCGGCTGGCCTCTACCTCTCCGCCAATGCCCGCAACATTCTCAGCATGGGCTGGGACCTTCTGGCACCGCCGATGCCCACGGCGATCTCGGGTTTGCTGGTGCTGCTCGCGCTGGAGGGTGTGCGCCGCTGCGGCGGCGCTGCGCTACTCGCTATCTGCGCCGTCTTTGCGGTCTATCCGCTGTTCGCCGGATCGATGCCCGGCTTCCTCTGGGGTAGCCAGTATACTCTGCCGGAGACGGCGCGGGCCCATGCCATGGGTGTCGAGAGCATCATCGGCATTCCCATGCGGGTCGTCTCCGACCTGCTGATCGGATTTCTCGTCTTTGGCGTCGCCCTGACCGTCTCCGGCGGCGGCGATTTCTTTATGAAGCTGGCAACCGCCCTGCTGGGCGGGTCGCGCGGCGGACCGGCCAAGGTGGCGATCCTCTCTAGCGGTTTCTTCGGGAGTCTGTCTGGCAGTGTGATCTCCAACGTTCTCTCGACCGGTTCCATGACCATTCCGACCATGAAGCGTTGCGGGTATCCGCCGGCCTATGCCGGGGCGGTCGAGGCCTGCGCCTCGACCGGCGGTGCGCTCATGCCGCCGGTCATGGGGGCCGTCGCCTTCATCATGGCGAGTTTTCTCAACGTTCCCTACGTCGAGGTTATGACGGCTGCAGCCGTGCCGGCGTTGCTCTTCTATGCCGTTCTTTTACTGCAGGCGGACGGTTACGCGGCGCGCGTCGGTTTGCGGGGTTTGCCGCGCGGCGAGTTGCCATCCCTGTTGGGGACCTTGCGCGACGGCTGGGTCTATCTCTTCAGCCTGGCTTTGCTGGTCTATCTGCTGCTGGTCGAGAATATCGAGAGCATGGCCCCCTTCTACGCCGCCGCAGTCTTGATCGTGACGGCGGTGTTCCTGCGGCGCGGGGCCGGACGGCTGCAGGTCCTCCTCGATTTCCTGGTCCAGACCGGCATCAACATTGCGCATCTGATCGGAATTCTGGCGGGTATCGGCCTGATCGTGGGGGCGCTCTCGATCACCGGCGTGGGCAACGCCTTCTCCCGCGAACTCGTGCAGTACGCGGGCGACAGCGTCGTTCTTCTGCTGGTACTCGGCGCGGCAACCAGCTTCATCCTCGGCATGGGGATGACAGTCAGCGCCTGCTACATATTTCTGGCGATCGTGCTGGCGCCGGCCTTGGTACAGTCGGGGCTGGACACGATGGCCAGTCACCTTTTCATCCTCTATTGGGGCATGCTCTCCTACATCACGCCGCCGGTCGCGCTGGCGGCGGTGGCAGCCGCCGGAATCGCCAAGGCGCCCGCCATGGTCACCGGGATGATGGCGATGCGGCTCGGGCTGGTGCTCTTCCTCCTGCCCTTCATGTTCGTCTACAACCCGGCGCTGATCCTGAAGGGTTCCCTGATCGACGTGGCTCTAGCCGTCACAACGGCGCTCGCGGCCGTGTGGATGCTCTCCTCCGCGTTCGAACGCTACCTCTACTTTGTCGGACCGCTGCGACTCTGGCACGCCCTCGTCATGCTGATCGGCGGTTTTGCCTTGATGGTGCCGGAGCATCGCAGCGATCTCATCGGCCTTGTGGCCTTGACGCTGGTCTACGGCGAACGCCTGCTGCTGGCTCGCAAACCCCATGCCCTCTGA
- a CDS encoding TAXI family TRAP transporter solute-binding subunit — protein MMSGYSRRWAFGAFGAALLAGGPAAAEDIMLPDTMMWSAYDVGSSGYTEASAVADAMIKEYGTRIRIMPSGTSIGRLLPLKTGRVQYGWLANEVYFATEAIYDFAAREWGPQDLRVLLGRPAGFGLGCAADAEIESIADIKGLRVSRIQANPSVNIKVEAILAFAGLSWDDVEVVDVPSYGAALRGVVEGANDCAGGVPTAGIFRELEASSRGISWPPLPADNDEGWTRLRGVAPFFSPAVETVGAGLSDSNPGYLIAYRYPMITTYAETSEEQAYSLVMAMVETFDMYKDVNAVMPRWNFETAGQPPADAPFHPGAVRALKELGVWSDEHEAWNQNRLQRMTAVQAAWDAAQELALDQQIAGKDWPAFWSDYRNQNLQ, from the coding sequence ATGATGAGTGGGTATAGCCGGAGGTGGGCCTTTGGTGCGTTCGGCGCCGCCCTGCTGGCGGGCGGTCCGGCCGCGGCGGAGGACATCATGCTGCCCGACACTATGATGTGGAGCGCCTACGACGTCGGCTCCAGCGGCTACACGGAAGCATCGGCCGTGGCCGACGCCATGATCAAGGAGTACGGCACCCGAATCCGTATCATGCCGTCGGGCACGTCGATCGGCCGACTGCTCCCCCTGAAGACCGGCCGCGTGCAGTACGGCTGGTTGGCGAATGAGGTCTATTTCGCCACGGAGGCGATCTACGATTTCGCGGCGCGCGAATGGGGGCCTCAGGACCTTCGTGTCCTGCTTGGCCGGCCGGCCGGTTTCGGCCTCGGCTGCGCCGCCGATGCCGAGATCGAATCGATTGCCGACATCAAAGGCCTGCGAGTCTCGCGCATTCAGGCCAATCCCTCGGTGAACATCAAGGTCGAGGCGATCTTGGCCTTTGCCGGCCTGAGTTGGGATGATGTCGAGGTTGTCGACGTTCCCTCCTACGGCGCAGCCCTGCGAGGTGTTGTCGAAGGCGCCAACGATTGTGCCGGCGGCGTGCCGACCGCCGGGATCTTCCGCGAACTGGAAGCCTCCAGTCGCGGAATCTCTTGGCCGCCGCTTCCGGCCGACAACGACGAAGGCTGGACCCGGTTGCGCGGTGTGGCACCTTTCTTCTCGCCGGCCGTCGAGACCGTGGGCGCAGGCCTGTCGGATTCCAATCCCGGTTACCTGATCGCCTACAGGTACCCGATGATCACGACCTACGCCGAGACATCCGAGGAGCAGGCCTACAGTCTGGTCATGGCGATGGTCGAAACCTTCGATATGTACAAGGACGTCAACGCGGTCATGCCGCGTTGGAACTTTGAGACTGCGGGCCAGCCGCCGGCCGACGCGCCGTTCCATCCCGGGGCCGTACGTGCCTTGAAGGAACTGGGCGTCTGGAGCGATGAGCACGAGGCTTGGAACCAGAACCGTCTGCAACGCATGACCGCCGTGCAGGCAGCTTGGGATGCGGCCCAAGAGCTCGCGCTGGACCAGCAGATTGCCGGTAAGGACTGGCCGGCGTTCTGGTCGGACTATCGCAACCAGAACCTACAGTAG
- a CDS encoding CoA transferase subunit A has translation MYETQHRLPGGAAQVVGLDHLISEIEDGCRLALPPDYGGVAVAATLRIIERAPRSLHLICLPSSGLQADMLIASGCVGTVETAAITLGEAGLAPAFTQAVKAGRLRMLDATCPALHAGFQAAEKGVPFMPLRGIIGSDILHRRLDWQVIDNPFPETDADLRIVTVPAIRPDVALFHAPRADRSGNVWIGRRRELASLAHAARRTLVTVEEIVDDDLLAEEASAAGVLPSLYVSSLAVAPGGARPLGLQDLYEPEPETVANWTQAGGQGDWAGAFAALRRALAGETAA, from the coding sequence ATGTACGAGACTCAACACCGCCTACCGGGCGGCGCGGCGCAAGTCGTCGGTCTTGATCACCTGATTTCGGAGATCGAAGACGGCTGCCGGCTGGCGTTACCTCCGGACTACGGAGGGGTGGCCGTGGCGGCGACCTTGCGGATCATCGAGCGGGCTCCACGAAGCCTGCACCTGATCTGCCTGCCAAGCAGCGGCCTGCAGGCGGACATGCTGATCGCAAGCGGCTGCGTCGGCACAGTGGAGACCGCCGCCATCACGCTCGGCGAAGCCGGCCTGGCGCCGGCCTTCACGCAAGCCGTCAAAGCCGGGCGGCTGCGCATGCTGGATGCGACCTGTCCAGCGCTACACGCCGGCTTTCAGGCGGCCGAGAAGGGTGTTCCCTTCATGCCGCTGCGCGGCATCATCGGCTCCGACATCTTGCACCGTCGCCTCGACTGGCAGGTGATCGACAATCCCTTCCCCGAGACGGACGCGGATCTGCGCATCGTCACCGTACCGGCGATCCGGCCCGACGTTGCCCTCTTTCATGCGCCACGCGCCGATCGCTCGGGCAACGTCTGGATCGGTCGACGCCGAGAACTGGCCAGCCTGGCCCATGCGGCGCGGAGAACCCTGGTAACGGTTGAAGAGATCGTCGATGACGATCTGCTGGCCGAGGAGGCAAGCGCAGCCGGTGTGCTGCCGTCTCTCTACGTTTCGTCTTTGGCCGTGGCGCCGGGCGGCGCCCGTCCGCTGGGTTTGCAGGATCTCTACGAGCCGGAACCGGAGACCGTGGCCAACTGGACCCAGGCCGGCGGTCAAGGAGATTGGGCCGGCGCCTTCGCGGCCCTGCGCCGAGCCCTCGCTGGCGAGACGGCGGCATGA
- a CDS encoding CoA-transferase, whose amino-acid sequence MSQGIHVREVVIQAIADLLSGCRNVAVGALSPIPGSATLLARALSGDEMRVTLLGSRRHNYFTDGGRELFDAAGQGRIDAFFLSGAQIDGAANINLTCIGDPDRPKARFAGAFGSAYLYFVVPRVILFREQHDRKVFVRKVDYISAPGISEPGVYRRGGPYALVTGLCVMRFDSTRGRFRLASVHPGHSVEEVCDKTGFDFDIPESIPITPLPSQHQLATLRTRVAAEVAETYPRFATDLFTASVAGLPPVKAKLESADR is encoded by the coding sequence ATGAGCCAGGGCATCCACGTCCGCGAAGTCGTGATCCAAGCTATCGCTGATCTGCTGTCCGGCTGTCGCAACGTAGCGGTCGGTGCCCTGTCGCCGATCCCGGGCAGCGCCACCCTGCTGGCCCGCGCGCTGTCGGGAGACGAAATGCGGGTCACTCTGTTGGGCAGTCGCCGCCACAACTACTTCACCGACGGCGGGCGCGAACTCTTCGACGCGGCAGGGCAAGGCAGGATCGACGCTTTCTTTCTGAGCGGCGCCCAAATCGACGGGGCCGCCAACATCAACTTGACCTGCATCGGTGATCCGGACCGCCCCAAGGCCCGTTTCGCCGGTGCCTTCGGCTCCGCATATCTCTACTTCGTCGTCCCCCGAGTCATCTTGTTCCGCGAACAGCACGATCGGAAGGTCTTCGTCCGCAAAGTGGACTACATCTCCGCGCCGGGCATCTCCGAGCCGGGCGTCTACCGCAGAGGCGGACCCTACGCACTGGTCACCGGGCTCTGCGTCATGCGTTTCGACAGCACGCGCGGCCGCTTCCGTCTTGCCTCCGTTCATCCAGGACACAGTGTCGAAGAGGTGTGCGACAAAACCGGCTTCGACTTCGATATACCGGAGTCGATACCCATCACGCCGCTTCCATCGCAACACCAGCTTGCAACGCTTCGAACCCGGGTCGCGGCGGAGGTCGCGGAGACCTATCCGCGTTTCGCAACAGACCTCTTCACTGCCTCTGTCGCCGGCTTGCCGCCGGTCAAGGCCAAACTGGAGTCCGCCGACCGATGA